GGAGCAAATGATGATCGAGGATTATCTGACCGGATTTCGAGGCCAACTTCCGCAGGTTTTCTACGGCCTTCTTCAGATCGTCCGAGGAGAATCGGAAACCGAGTAAATACGTCGGTGGGCCGCTGATCAGCACCAAATTCGGATCGCGTTTTAGGATCCACTCCAACGCAGGCTCGTACACGGGACCCTGGACGTCTGAGGCGTGAACGATCACGCGGTCACGGTGCGTTATCCTCAACCCGAGAACGTACCCTAATTTCGTTCCTTCAGGCCCGTGCGGGAGTGGCGGCGAGAACTCAAGAACCGTCTCGCCGAACTCGAACCTCTTACCGTCGGCGAACTCGTAATCGACGCCTAGCTCATCCAACCCCTCAATCAGTGCCTGAGCTCTACCAGCCTGGCTCCGGTTGATGTCCTCTGTAGGATGCTTCATCAGAATCAGCTTATCTCGGTAAAGCTCCTCAGCCGTTCCAGGGTCGCAAGCTTCGTACTCCCGGTCGGTGAACGGTGTGTAGTGATCGTAATGGTAGTGCGATATCGTGACCACGTCCGCTCTGTCGGCAACACGCTGGATACGCCCTCGCACTTCCTCAAGTGCTTCCCACTCCTCATCTGACGGAGGTAAATTGTAGCGTTTCGGAGGAATTGACACCCCAGGATCCACCAGTACGGTCACGTCCGGCGTCTCGATCAGTGTGGCCATCGACCTCACGCCGAGGCTCTCGAACCCTAGCGGAATTATCCTAACGTTCCCGACTTTCAGTCCGGATGACGACACGGTCAAGTACCCCAGGGGTCGTCATCCTTGTTCGTCGGCCTACCTCGATCTCTTCATCCCGGCCTCGGAGTGGTCGCAGGATCGTCATAGTGAGGTCAGCGGTTGTTCGCTTCTTCATCGGCCGTGTATCTCACCTCTACGACCGGTGTTATGTTTCTGCCGGACTTGTCGTAGAACTCCAAACGGTCCGGAGTGTACGGGTACGCTGCGATCGCGTGGACGGCACCCAACCTCTTGAACAACATCAAATCATCCTCCGAGGGCACCGGATCACCATAGGGGTGGGAGTGAAACGTTCCGATTACGTCTCGGGTATGAACGGAGAGGAGATCGAAAATCGCTCCGGAATCGGAAGCTTCGAAAGGAACTACGATCAGTGAATCTATCGTGATAGTTTCCGCGCTCATAGAACCTCCTAGCATTGCGAAAAACTCATCAGGGTGGTTTTTATCGCTTGCCTCGAGGAGGGAGTTCAGAAGTCTCGCGTCGAACTCTACCCTTTTCACGCCGGACAAGCCATCTTCCCTCCGTAGATCTCCTCAGCGGCGAGATTAGAAGGTCGATGATACGGCTAATACCGTACCAGCCCATCGCTGCGATCCCAGTGAAGACTAATATGCTGGCGATTATAGTCGTACGTGGTGATGGGAGCATTCGCGCGATCCTCTGCTGAGCTGCTTTGGTTGGGTCGTAAATCACCCTGAGGTCGGCGATTTCGCGGATCTCCCTCTTTAGACCCGTATACTCCGAAGGCGGAATCTCGACGTCGATCGTGGCTGTGACGCCAACCACTACGAATCCGCTGGTGTACGTAATCCACCCCGAAAGCTCGTCGGCCAGTTGAGAGATTTTCGAAGGTGGAACGGACTTGAAATCTATACGGACGATCATCTTGGTGGACGATGAGAACCTGACGTCTTTGACGCCGGGGAGGATTTTGGGCACTTTAGACTCGAACCACTTCCGACGGTCTGATGGTACGGGCTCGCTCAGGGCAACTTCCAGCTCTAAGTATCGTCCGATGGGTTTCCCGCGGTACTTCTTAACTACCTCCAAAGCTTTGGGTAAATCCGGAGGTGCCGTGCTCAACTCGACCGTCAGGTACCCATTCTTCTCCAGTCCAGCCACGACCTTTGGGATGTCCGAGAGCATGGGGGCGAGCAGGAAAAGTCCTACACCGGCCCCGATGATCGCAGCTCCGAGGGTGGTTGCTATTGGCGCCTTGATCCACCGCCCGACGACGCCGATAGAGTAAGTCAAGAGTGCGAGTAACACTGTCGTGAGGGCCGCGGCTGTCACGAATGCCGCACCCACGTGCCATCCCCCGGCGAAGTTCATGCGCAAACGTATTTAAATTCCGACTCACCCGCCGTGCCGGAGAACCCGTCTTTGGGGGCCGACGTCACTTGATCGAGAAGGTGTTGGCAGATCTGAACCGGGTTGAGGGAGTGCATGGATCGTTGGTTGTCTCGAGCGACGGATTGATCATCGCGGACGCCGTGCCTCCGGATATCGACTCCGAGATTGTGGGTGCGATTGCGACGACCGTATACGGTTCTGGCGAGCGAGTCGTCGACGAGATGGATCTAGGAGATCTCGAACAGATGCTCATCGAAGCCACACACGGGAAGGTGATGATCGTAGACGTAGGGGAGGACGCGACGCTAGTCCTCGTCGTCGAGCCCGACGCCAACTTAGGACTTATCCGCCTCCGCGCTCAGGAGGCCGCTGAGGAGATCGCTAAACAGCTTTAATGGTTTCCCGAATCATCGCTAGGGAGCCTCGACCGTGATCAGAGACATCCTAAGAATTCTTAAAGATATTTTAAGCAGACGGGATGGTAAGGGAAGGGAGCTGGAAGAGGGGGCCAGAGGAAGAGCTGAAAGTTCGAAGGAGGATGGGACCACGAAAGTCAGAGATGAAGTGATCCGACGAGCGTTCGACGTCATCGGAGAGCAGCTCGATGTGGAGAAGCTCGTCGAGGAAGCCCGCAAAGATCTGACGTCGGCCCTGAACCGGGTTACCGAGTACTTTGGTTTAGAGAAGCTGGTTGTATTAGACGATTCTGGGAAGCCGATTGGGATAGTAGGAGACGGCCGAATGGAGAGTGGGCTAGTAAACGCAATTTACACGATACGTGAATCACTAGGTGAAGTTGATACTATTTTGGTAACCTCAGAAGACTCGACTAACTACCTGGCGCTGTGTCTAGACGAGTACGTAGTAGTGTGTGAATCTAAAATGACTTTGTCCGATGCTGATATCTTCATGCTTAAAAATGATCTTGGAAAAGTTATAGATGCCGCAGTCTCGGGACAGCAAGTGAAGTCTGAGATACCGTTCGTGGTTATCGACGAGCATGGTTTGGTGATCCTGTCGAATGTAGATCGATGTGAAGAAGTTGGAGCATTGGTCTCGCAGATGTACAGGTTCATCAAAGATCACGTGGAGGGCTCGATCGAGTGGATCAAGATGACCACCGGTGAGAACAAGACCCTAGCTGTAAAGCCTCATAACGATTTCCTCATAGCTTTCGTGGTGGAGTCAGATGTAGAGGACGCGGACGACGCGTGCGAGGAAACCGTTAAAACTCTTATCGAAAAGGTCGAGCGCGCCGTAGCCGGATCTCCGAGCCCTCCAGCCGAAAAGGGCGAGGGGTTAACCTGACTTGGCTGAGACGGAACTTCCTGAGTCAGAAGCATGCCGTGTGGTATGTATGGCGTCAGGTAAGGGAGGTACGGGCAAAACCACCGTAACCGCCAACTTAGGCACCGCATTAGCTGAGCTCGGTGCTGAAACTTACATCTTGGATGCGGATATCGCTATGGCCAACTTGGGACTGATCCTCCGAATGGAAGACGCCCCAGTAACACTGCATGATGTACTGGCGGGAGAAGCCGACATCGAGGAGGCCATTTACGAGGGACCTCACGGTGTTAAGGTGATCCCTGCGGGTATATCATTGG
Above is a window of Methanopyrus sp. SNP6 DNA encoding:
- a CDS encoding MBL fold metallo-hydrolase is translated as MSSSGLKVGNVRIIPLGFESLGVRSMATLIETPDVTVLVDPGVSIPPKRYNLPPSDEEWEALEEVRGRIQRVADRADVVTISHYHYDHYTPFTDREYEACDPGTAEELYRDKLILMKHPTEDINRSQAGRAQALIEGLDELGVDYEFADGKRFEFGETVLEFSPPLPHGPEGTKLGYVLGLRITHRDRVIVHASDVQGPVYEPALEWILKRDPNLVLISGPPTYLLGFRFSSDDLKKAVENLRKLASKSGQIILDHHLLRDKNYRDRLSEVYEESDNVSSAAEVLGKEERLLEAYRDELGGEE
- a CDS encoding Mov34/MPN/PAD-1 family protein yields the protein MKRVEFDARLLNSLLEASDKNHPDEFFAMLGGSMSAETITIDSLIVVPFEASDSGAIFDLLSVHTRDVIGTFHSHPYGDPVPSEDDLMLFKRLGAVHAIAAYPYTPDRLEFYDKSGRNITPVVEVRYTADEEANNR
- a CDS encoding roadblock/LC7 domain-containing protein yields the protein MIEKVLADLNRVEGVHGSLVVSSDGLIIADAVPPDIDSEIVGAIATTVYGSGERVVDEMDLGDLEQMLIEATHGKVMIVDVGEDATLVLVVEPDANLGLIRLRAQEAAEEIAKQL